One segment of Nitrospinota bacterium DNA contains the following:
- a CDS encoding ZIP family metal transporter — MEVLTFFFTKIAGDNPVIQGLLGGIIITFLNMIGAFLIFLFRNVTQKFLDSSLGFAAGIMLTASFTSLIIPGIEHGGVIPVMIGIVLGVLMLEIGNNTIPHIHFVLGREGIETKRIKAVWLFIFAITLHNMPEGLAVGVGFGSGNLNDALVLMMAIGIQNIPEGLAVSVSSLSAGLGKRFYATFVGIRAGLVEIPLALIGAWAAHSMKPILPYAMGFAAGAMLYVISDEIVPETHRKGHERLATLGTMAGIVVMLYLDVTLG; from the coding sequence ATGGAAGTATTGACTTTCTTTTTTACAAAGATAGCAGGAGATAACCCTGTTATTCAAGGTCTATTGGGAGGCATTATCATTACCTTTTTAAATATGATAGGAGCATTTCTGATTTTTCTGTTTAGAAATGTAACTCAGAAATTTTTAGACAGCTCTCTGGGATTTGCTGCAGGCATTATGTTGACAGCAAGCTTTACAAGTTTGATTATTCCTGGGATTGAGCATGGGGGAGTGATACCTGTAATGATAGGGATAGTTCTTGGGGTTCTCATGCTGGAGATTGGTAATAATACTATTCCTCATATCCATTTTGTTCTTGGTAGGGAAGGTATAGAAACAAAAAGAATAAAGGCAGTGTGGCTTTTCATTTTTGCTATAACCTTGCATAATATGCCGGAAGGACTCGCTGTAGGTGTAGGTTTTGGCTCTGGAAATCTTAACGATGCTTTGGTTTTGATGATGGCAATAGGGATTCAGAACATACCTGAGGGGCTGGCGGTTTCTGTTTCTTCATTGAGTGCTGGTCTTGGGAAACGGTTTTACGCAACCTTTGTTGGAATACGGGCAGGTCTTGTTGAAATTCCCCTTGCTCTTATAGGGGCTTGGGCAGCCCACTCGATGAAGCCCATTCTTCCTTATGCCATGGGATTTGCTGCTGGTGCTATGCTCTATGTAATAAGTGATGAAATTGTTCCTGAAACACACCGTAAAGGGCATGAGAGGCTGGCCACCTTAGGCACAATGGCTGGTATTGTTGTAATGCTTTATTTAGATGTGACCTTGGGATAA
- a CDS encoding GNA1162 family protein, with amino-acid sequence MKTFLSSFLLLILGVILVVFISCQNISKNELSHPVQESNSKNAFLSERFHQLSPKSIAILPFIDSIKASHKDKEENFLTVDSETIRKIFYGHFSPLGYLDIELNHIDRILDINGISADTNLKKISSQKLGQLLNADAIIYGDLNHFNITYAFLYSQISLGISMEMISTKTGEILWRVDDIKKNHNVRIGLDPISVMTGAVQAAIVLRKKNIIRLAEDLSRDLVKTIPAAKTERTSITYKGWVDSDSDIYKLKGETIKVYFKGKTDLKIVFDIESIIENVPMEEKEIGIYKGIYKVKKGDNIIKPKIIIRFTERDKKDFDNQLELKTEIILDTTPPPPPKIVDIKRLSNGFLLVWRYPEIKDFDSFKIYRRNIKGDYILLSRTTDKSYFLKGDMKDTQSYILTAVDMTGNESEGIELVPKF; translated from the coding sequence ATGAAAACATTTTTAAGCTCTTTCTTGCTTCTAATTTTAGGAGTTATCCTTGTTGTTTTTATCTCTTGCCAAAATATTTCAAAAAATGAACTTTCTCATCCTGTTCAAGAATCAAACTCTAAAAATGCTTTTCTCTCAGAAAGATTTCATCAGCTATCCCCAAAGAGTATTGCAATACTCCCCTTTATAGATTCGATAAAGGCCTCTCATAAAGACAAAGAAGAAAATTTTCTTACAGTCGATTCTGAAACGATTAGAAAAATCTTTTATGGTCATTTTTCACCACTCGGCTATCTTGATATTGAGTTAAATCACATCGACAGGATATTGGATATCAATGGGATCAGTGCTGATACTAATTTAAAGAAAATCTCTTCCCAAAAATTGGGACAGTTACTTAATGCAGATGCAATCATTTATGGGGATTTAAATCATTTTAACATAACCTATGCCTTCCTCTATTCACAGATATCTCTTGGGATATCGATGGAGATGATTTCTACAAAAACAGGGGAGATATTGTGGAGGGTTGATGATATCAAAAAGAATCATAATGTTAGGATAGGTCTAGATCCCATATCTGTAATGACTGGTGCTGTCCAGGCAGCAATAGTTTTAAGAAAGAAAAATATTATTAGGTTAGCTGAAGATTTATCAAGAGATTTGGTTAAGACCATTCCTGCAGCAAAGACAGAAAGGACAAGTATAACGTACAAGGGATGGGTAGATTCTGATAGTGATATATATAAATTAAAAGGAGAGACCATTAAGGTCTATTTTAAAGGGAAAACCGATCTCAAGATCGTGTTTGATATTGAGTCTATTATTGAAAATGTTCCAATGGAAGAAAAAGAAATAGGGATATATAAGGGAATATACAAAGTCAAAAAAGGTGATAACATAATAAAACCAAAAATTATTATTCGTTTTACAGAAAGGGATAAAAAGGATTTTGATAATCAGCTTGAATTAAAAACAGAAATCATCTTAGATACGACTCCGCCTCCCCCTCCGAAAATCGTAGATATTAAGAGACTCTCAAATGGATTTCTGTTGGTATGGAGATATCCAGAGATAAAGGATTTTGATTCTTTTAAAATCTATAGAAGAAACATAAAAGGGGATTACATCCTCTTATCAAGAACTACTGATAAATCTTACTTTTTGAAAGGGGACATGAAAGATACTCAATCCTATATTTTAACGGCAGTTGATATGACAGGGAATGAGAGTGAAGGAATTGAGCTGGTGCCAAAGTTTTAG
- the rnc gene encoding ribonuclease III: protein MNMVSLGNRRIKDLDIVQKKIKYKFKNIDLLNQALTHSSFINENSKEFKDYEKFEFLGDAVIGLIVSEYSLREFDNFSEGELSKFRSRLVSKANLANLAQTIDLGKFLLLGKGEERTNGRDKYSILASSLEALFGAIFLDSGYKKTSSVFLKFLKNTDISSKFFDDRDYKSKLQELFQEKMGKRPVYKVVDEYGPDHSKTFEIGICINKKILERAKGRSKKEAEQNAAKMVLRKVKKEGFNF, encoded by the coding sequence ATAGAAGAATCAAAGATCTTGATATTGTTCAGAAAAAGATTAAATATAAATTCAAAAATATAGATTTACTCAATCAAGCCCTCACTCATAGTTCATTTATCAATGAAAACAGTAAGGAATTCAAAGATTATGAAAAATTTGAATTTTTAGGCGACGCGGTAATTGGGCTCATCGTGAGTGAATATTCTTTGAGAGAATTTGATAATTTTTCTGAAGGTGAGCTTTCTAAATTCAGATCAAGGCTCGTTAGCAAGGCTAACTTAGCTAATTTAGCACAGACGATTGATTTGGGAAAGTTTTTGTTGCTTGGCAAAGGAGAGGAAAGAACAAATGGAAGGGATAAATATTCAATCCTTGCCAGTTCTTTAGAGGCTTTGTTTGGAGCAATATTTTTAGATAGTGGTTATAAAAAAACAAGCTCCGTTTTTTTAAAATTCCTTAAAAATACTGATATTTCTTCAAAATTTTTTGATGATAGAGACTACAAAAGTAAGCTTCAAGAGCTTTTTCAGGAAAAAATGGGCAAACGACCCGTATATAAGGTTGTTGATGAATATGGACCAGATCATTCTAAGACCTTTGAAATTGGTATATGTATTAATAAAAAGATCTTAGAAAGAGCAAAAGGAAGAAGTAAGAAAGAGGCAGAGCAAAATGCTGCAAAAATGGTTTTAAGGAAAGTCAAGAAAGAAGGTTTTAATTTTTGA
- a CDS encoding radical SAM protein encodes MRPKIIPVFIPHLGCVNDCIYCDQKKITGIEHKISNRKIRKTIDLYLLKIFSDYPNISSRNIQIAFYGGNFTGLDISHQESLLEISKSYVERGSVGSVRISTRPDFLDQKKLIFLKERYVKTIEIGVQSLDDSVLAISGRNYSSRVVYDSFNLLRDNHFQIGIQIMLGLPGDTFESLKSTIKKIINWKPDFVRLYPTLVIKGTPLEKLYKERKYNPMNLDEVISLCKIILLNLEINNIPVIRLGLHPSFSLLDKIIDGPFHPSLKYLVKSEIDYDLMNLIFRKYKREVCNSVIFYIPEKSLSEFRGFKRKNILRIKERFKINNIDFVEKKEIKQGNLIASFDNKEIKMSQKDLMYQNDYSL; translated from the coding sequence TTGAGACCTAAAATTATACCTGTCTTCATACCCCACCTCGGTTGTGTTAATGACTGTATTTATTGTGATCAAAAAAAGATAACAGGAATTGAGCATAAGATTTCAAATAGAAAGATTAGAAAGACTATAGATTTATACCTTTTAAAAATCTTCTCCGATTATCCGAACATATCCTCAAGAAATATTCAGATCGCTTTTTACGGCGGCAATTTTACCGGTCTTGATATATCCCATCAAGAATCTCTACTGGAGATTTCAAAAAGTTATGTGGAGAGGGGAAGTGTAGGAAGCGTACGTATATCCACCAGACCTGATTTTTTAGATCAAAAGAAATTGATTTTTTTAAAAGAGAGATATGTAAAAACAATTGAGATTGGTGTGCAGTCCCTCGACGATTCTGTCTTAGCCATATCAGGGAGAAATTATAGCTCTAGGGTTGTTTATGATTCATTTAACCTATTGCGTGATAACCATTTTCAGATAGGTATTCAAATTATGCTCGGATTGCCAGGTGACACTTTTGAAAGTTTAAAATCAACGATTAAAAAGATAATCAATTGGAAACCTGATTTTGTGAGATTATATCCAACCTTAGTTATTAAAGGAACTCCATTAGAGAAGCTGTATAAGGAGAGAAAATATAATCCAATGAACCTCGATGAGGTCATCAGCCTATGCAAAATAATTCTCTTAAATCTGGAGATAAATAATATTCCAGTTATCAGATTGGGATTGCATCCATCGTTCAGTTTGCTCGATAAAATCATTGATGGTCCTTTTCACCCCTCGCTTAAATATCTAGTTAAATCAGAAATTGATTATGATTTAATGAATTTGATTTTCAGAAAATACAAAAGAGAGGTTTGTAATAGCGTTATTTTTTATATTCCAGAAAAAAGTCTTTCAGAATTTAGAGGTTTTAAGCGAAAAAATATCTTAAGAATAAAAGAGAGATTTAAAATAAACAATATAGATTTTGTTGAGAAGAAAGAAATCAAACAAGGAAATCTAATAGCGAGTTTTGATAATAAAGAAATTAAAATGAGCCAAAAAGATTTAATGTATCAGAACGATTACTCTCTATAA